The sequence below is a genomic window from Cicer arietinum cultivar CDC Frontier isolate Library 1 chromosome 6, Cicar.CDCFrontier_v2.0, whole genome shotgun sequence.
GTttcttatattataattttggtccaaaacaaatatttgaaaaactacatcttttctttattttattgaatttgcaATGAGGCACTTATGCCAAATATAGactcaaaatatctttttattgttatttgtttgtgtgtgtgctaatttgagagaattgatatctttttaaaatataacgaAATTGTTTATCTTAAAACCTTAAGCGAACACCAAACCTTTAATATGAATTAGGGATAAATGAGTTTTGACATAAGTGAgtagtaaattaatttgtgaacGTGTAAAATTTTGGAGCAAAGACTGCTACGTAGGAACCTTAATAACGACACTCATAATGTTAAGGGTATCACTTCATTCATTTTTCTACTTGAATTACATGTCATATAAATGTATTGTGATGTtgtttattggttttgtttgtgtgttatcttcaaaataaatgttatatgatatgttgttataattgtTGTGTTGATATCTTCaaattgttgaaaataaatgttatatgatatgttgttataatggttgtgcttgACATGTTGTGGTTGTTCTAGGTGATAACTTTGTGTCTAAACCAAGTTGGTTTAGGACAAAGTTGAATAGTTTTGAACGCTCTGGTTGGGTGATATATGTTGTTACTAACTAAGGTGATGACATTCATGCATGCATTGATGACCTGAACCTAGTCACAAGTATGTGACGATAGTTTATTGCAAATGCAATGTGATTCAGAAAAATACTCAACGGTGGGGTAATTAACATGAAACCCTGTAGAGCATTTGTCCAATGGTGGGACAAGTCCAACAGCGGGACATTGTCCAATGGTGGGTCTCTTTGCTCTACAAGGTGGTGATATTCCGAAATCATGCATTGACATGTAgtctaacaaataggatttatgcattttggttgatttgtatctttggtgctttgtgattttaactgttaaatgaagtatatgatttatttatgtcTTCGCTATAATAACTATATATGCCTATTTATTTGctttgtgtttgttatttggagatgaccttTACATTTGACAAGACGTAACTTACAGTGTTACTTGAGTGAATAATGTCGCAGACAAACCTAGTAAGAGAAATGTGAGGAAGTACAATATCATACAGTTGAAGGCTCCGAGATACTTTTGTACTGCTGTAAGGCTTGTTTGGTGAGTTTTCCACAAGCATCTAGAgttatgaccaactaggatATATTTTTGGGTAGTAAAACGCCAAGAGTTTTGGCTttaggagtttcttttgttttacatattaaatttacttttgtaATTGTGAATACTCTGActcattatttttgaaaatacaattgaaaaagttattaattggttttaaagtaaatgaatatttaagataatcttatatatatatatatatatatataagaatttGTATCTTTACGTTCATAATTGTGTTAGTTAATGTCTCGAAATAACGGGATGTTACAGAATCCTTGTGATTTAGTTTCAACCAATCAAATTATTCTATTAAAGAATACATACACCTTATTACTTTGTATAAATAGAAAACTAAATCACACTATCTCACCATGCCTTCTAACGTTTCAtacttaatcaattaattaatcatagatgcttaataagtaatttttattgtttattacaGTGGTCCAATTCTCGACGGAGTTGAAGGTAAAACATTTGTAAGTGATTATAAAAAGGCATTCAAATTACATTATAGAAGCAACCTTGCTCTTCTAAAGAATGtcattaaaaaaagttacagCTCGAAGACAAAGTTTATCGACTCATTGTGCTCTTTGGTGAAAATACAACAAGGTTTGAACTTATGAAAGTGTGTGATGACGAAGATGTTCAACAGATGTTTGATATTTATGCACAGTGGTCACAACTAGGCAGTATGCCCCATCGAGTTATATGTTACATTTGAGGATGGTCCTACATCAACAAACATTGATCAACCATCGACCTAAAACATGTCTTATCTTGACTATACCAAATCTTTTGATCAAAACACCCCTTATCAACCCGACTTATATTCTCCATCACCATACTATGAACCATACTCTAGCCAAATTGAACAAACTCATTTGAATAGTTTTCAACTCCATCATGAATCTCCCCTAACAAGTCCACAATGCGATCTTCTGTTGAGTGTCTTATATAATATCAACGATGAAGAATTAGGTGATTAAAATGAAAAGGATGAAACATACTTTGATGAATCATTTGGTGATTCTGACGACGACAATGATGATGACGAAGATATAGAATCATAAGATCAATCTATCCTACCTGTATTCGATCCACCATTTCACCTGAATAACATAAAATTTAGAGAATGTAGAACAATCAACTGAATTTGATCACACGTTCTTTAAAGAAATCCCAACAATAGATGGAACTCTTGCAATTGAAATGAAGTTTGCAAACAATGATGAATGCGTACATGCAATCAAACATTACCAtttaaaacaatcattgaattttACGATACAAAAATCAGATTCATAAAAGTATGTTATTAATTGTTTACGTCCAAATTGGTTATTTAGATGCATAGCTTAAAATCGCAAAAAGAGTGAATTGTGGGTGATTGGTAAAATTAATTTGCCTCATACATGCACAAATTATGCATTGTCACAAGATCATCAGAAACTCGATTCTGACATGATATGTACAAGCGTTATGCAAGTTCTGAAAGTGGACACTTCAATCAAAGTGAAAGTCATTATTGCTTAGATTCAGGCTTTGCACAACTATACAGTAAGTTATAGAAAGACTTgggtaacaaaaaaataaagcaatCAAACAAATTTATGGTAATTGGGAAGAGTATTACAATCAACTCACATAATGGTTGTTGGTTACACAAACGTTTACTTCATGAaccaaaatagaaatagaaacaaTTCCAACTTATCATGAGAATAGTTTGATAAGTGAGATAATGATCTTTCATCGACTATTTTGGGCTTTTGTTTGGTGCATATTTGCGTTTAATTTCTTCAAGCCAGTTGTACAAGTGGATGAAACTTGGTTATACGACAAGTACAAAGGGACTCCATTGATAATAGTTGCACAAGATCGTAACGAAAATGTAATTCCTATTGCTTATGCTCTTGTGGAAGGTGAAACAAGAGAGGGTTgaagtttctttttgagaaaataCGTCACTCCACAAGtcaacatttatttaatttcagatAGACACCAATCCATTAAAAAtgcttataataatttaaataatgggTGGCAAAATCCTCCGTTAAAGCATGTGTTCTGCGTCTGACATATTTTACAAGGGAATTTAATTATATtgcattgaagaaaaaaattgttcatatgtgtaataatttcattcttaacttttaattagtgtaatttttaataattttttgactgATTGTTTATTGTGTTGTCAATACAAGTTTTTCAATTAATGACCCTACGTATAGATACTATTGAAGTGAAATTAGCATAGTAAATTGGGAGGCTATAAAATGGTTAGATAACATACCACAAGAAAGTTGAATTAAAACATTTGATGGAGGTAGCCGTTGGGGTCACATCACAACCAACCTAGTGGAGTCGATAAACTTAAAAGACACGTTCAACCTTCCCATCACtgctttggtccaatcaacTTATTATAAGACATGAACACTATTTCCAACAAAGGGAAGACTATACGCTTCAATTTTAGCTTTTGGTCAGGTATACAcgaaaaaatgaataaattttatgaaatctgAAATACGTAAATACAATAGTCATAAAGTTGATAGTTTTGATAGGAGCAATCATACTTTCATGGACCACGAGACGGTAAATCCAAGAGAATGTCAAACAATTGGTCATTTCACTATCAGCCTTCCTAAAAAGTGGTGCGACTGTAGAAAATATCAAACTATACATATGTCGTGTTCACAGGTTATAACAACATGTTCTaacataaaatatgattatttgaGTCTTATACATGATGTGCAAGGTGGAAACGGTATTAAAAGTCTACGAAAAAAAGTTCCAACCTATATCAAACAAAGGATATGGGCCAgaatatgaaggtgttaaggtgtGTCACAATCCTCAAATACAGAGAGTCAAGAAAAGGTTGCTCAAAGATTAAAtgcattaaaacaaaaatggacactGCAGAAAAAGTACTAAAAAAGTGCAGATTATGTCGAGTCTCTGGTCATACTAGTAAACATTATCCAAACGATATTGACACATCTACTCAAAtttgatgtatatttttttcttcaattttatgtattttgtttgaagttattaatataatttactattttttaattataattattattaatatttttattaatttttatttattagagccggagaaaaaaaaagaggaagttgttaataaaatagaattaatttgttaatttatctGCAAAATAGGATAgcgttgttaaaataatatcaatttatctataaaataggaggaagttgttaaaataatataacatattatttattttggtacaagtaccatttttttctttaatttaatgtattttattttattttaataatagtattttcatatatatatatatatatatatatatattttaatttgttaaataaataattttaccattgttaaaatgaagaaataaaaatttaatactgTGTATATGGTCGCATCTCCGGAATGCGACTTTATActgcatcaattttttttttcagttggTCGTAGGACAGAGATGCAACcttctaaaaaaaacaaataagacattttaatttttttttatagtaggATATTTTGGTtacttttgaagaaaaaaaaaaagaagatatttaaataaattatcctACATTGTATagcttaaaataattattacaaaacGAAAAGTTCAACCCTATATTTAAAAAACCAgactttaataaatcagatcAATTAGTATTAACTAGATGTCTAGAAACTTGAAACGATTTAACCTCGTGCTTGGTTTTAAAAACATTGATTCTGATAGTAGATCATGAAAGGAAAGCATTGAACCCCACACATAAATACATGAAAGATATGGAAATGAAACTAGGGAACATAGCTTATCTACTTGAGAATTCAGTACAAAATGACACTCCATAAccacctaatttttttttatatagtaaaCAAATTCAAGGTACACAATCATTTCTTAGCTTAATGTAAATGCATCATCTATCTAGTAACTTCTAATAAAATAGCGTTCGCAACTATCATGTGTCAAACTGAGTTTGCAAGTGCCACTGACCCGTTCCAGACACTATTTTTCACGGTATGCAATATGAGcatcagtgttgtcaaatagtgatgttataaaattttaacataatgGAATTTAAATAAACTGTTATTTTCCGTGATCCACGGCCGTTGCGGAGGACATAACATATATGTGTGCTTTCTTAATAATTTCAGCAACCACCCAATTTTTACGCTTGCTCAAAGTCCTAGAAGAATCCAGCCGAACCTGAAATGACAGCCACATAAATATTACATTGCTTGTTTAGTTATCTCGCAAAACCAAGAGCTGAGCCAATCCATAACTGTAAAAGACAATATTGTCAATTGCGGATCTCAAAAAATagcagtttgttcaaattctactAAACAGGATTACCATAATCCCACTTTAGCCACTATCTGACAATATTTTATTCTAAAGAATATATCGCAAAACGATaacaatttctttaaattttgcAATGCAATAGCACTTCTATTTAACTAACACAAGTACAAGTTATGTAAATTATTCACAATACTAATCCGGTCAGTGATGTTACAAAGATTGTTCTCATCATGATCCATAAACTTAGAGGTACGTTTGACATATCGGTTAAACACTTTGTGGTGAAATAATCTATCAACTGCTACCACAACAGATATCTGCATCTTATTTGAAACCACCATTCCTATTACTTTCTTCATCTTCTCTGCTCAAACAATTCCAACAGACCCTAAATCATATTCAAACGTATGAGTACAAACTACATTGTAGCTAATAATATCTCATTTAATAATATGAGACGTGAACTTCCACGAATATTAAGAGTAATCACCTATCAAGTACACTAGAATCCACCTACCACCTTCATGTTTATATAGGGATGTacaaaaaaacctaaaattgaaccaaactgCAGAGATGAACTGACTCAAACTGtttttctaaaaatagtttattaatcGAACTGATTTTTAAACACTAGAACCAAACCAGTTTTCACTTCCAAAAAAATTGAACCTAATCggtttttagattaaaaaaaattaaaacaaaatttatattttagaagtaattaggggtaattatgtaaaatttggcctATAAGAACATAAAAACTAAGCTAAAACCAATTTGATTTAGAGTAATGAACCAGTTCACCAATTTATAAGACAGTTTAGTTCgattttttgaactgaaaaattagttcaattcaatttttaaacagTTTTAATTCATAATTGAACTTTGTCCACCTCTACTTTCATGGATACCAACCAGAGTTACTCAATTAGTGGCTTCTTTATCAACTTCAACCAATTCAAAGAAACTCAAAGCAAGAACAAAGTATATCATCCTCACAAAACTATCAAACTAGAGTAAAATAACATCCACAACACTTTataggattttttttctttcaataacccaattttgaaaaaaaaaataagtttaaatatgtttttggtccttgtaaatataacttttttttcttattttggtcctcgtaatatttttattttttttggtttacaTCTCtgtaatatcaaaaaaaattatttttggtccTTAACGTTAAGTGGACATTacaaaaacgttaattgacaaaggaaaacaatttttggtctctgtaaatataacagttttcaGTTTTAGCCcctgaaaaatatatttttgaattgtaTCCCTCCattattaaaaacaattattttttttacttaacgTCTCTAATGAAATGCAATAAtttgtatagttatttttataagaaacttctaaaaatttatagttaattttttttagataacttaatttttatagttaatttttttgtcCTTGTTGCGGAAAGGTTAGTTCAAAGTATTtggtaaaatttttattttattttatttacattcgTAGTTAGTTTCTAAGTAGAAATCGAGAAATACAAGTAATAGATATTAAatctttgactttttttttcaatactatTTAGTATTTATTAACTCACTAATCGAATTATTTACATAGAACAAGTGTTTAGTAAAGTCACTTAatcaactaatttaaaaatataaaataacatacaaattgatctttattaataataaacttatgccaagtaatgtttaaaatattttcacttcaataatttaaaatttattaatcttctgttttatttatttattattattaaattaattttcatttttggtgtaatcttctatttttaaaataatttaaagtttattattattaatcttatgttttaaaatttattattgatcaTCTTctgttttaaaattcattttcttttatttattattattaatcttttgctttaaaataatttaaaatttattaacattcaCAAACAACATCGAGGTTCAGGATTTTAACTCGAAACATGGTATCCAATCAAATAGTATTGTTATTTGTCAGTTGATTTAAGTTTTATAGAtaacttattttcaaatatattcaacacatatttattaattttagtaactttaacaataaagttaataaaaaagCAGATATACAACAAtaaacttataataaaatattaaaattaatataatattaactacaattatattaatataaaataatgattaaaataaatctatcgcctaatatatattttatttattttaagttataatgaACAAAACCTAAAGTGTAAAAGgagattttagttaaaattataaagataaattaatagaaaatataatttactataaatttttagaagtatcttataaaaataactatacaaaTTATTGCATTTCATTAGATACGTTaaggacaaaaaataatttttttgaatattgcagggatgaaattcaaaataatatttttcagagactaaaactgaaaactgttatatttacaaggactaaaaactgttatatttacaaGGACTAAAAACTGTTACATTTACAAGGACTATAAACTATTTCCCTttgtcaatta
It includes:
- the LOC101513306 gene encoding uncharacterized protein, which produces MKKVIGMVVSNKMQISVVVAVDRLFHHKVFNRYVKRTSKFMDHDENNLCNITDRISIVRLDSSRTLSKRKNWVVAEIIKKAHIYVMSSATAAISSSSSLSSSESPNDSSKHSTEDRIVDLLGEIHDGVENYSNEFVQFG